Proteins from a genomic interval of Oncorhynchus mykiss isolate Arlee chromosome 21, USDA_OmykA_1.1, whole genome shotgun sequence:
- the prkd4 gene encoding protein kinase D4 isoform X1, giving the protein MERSEPGRCQLDCMDSEISSSLSRMSVARSSPGTPDRPSHPAAPGPLQAPLGPALVQFQLGLFREVVWVPRGQLSFHHAKRLAAEIIERKAPDCSVVGVGEKVLLFRHQPGSEHLLHRLTDQDPLLDGDLIEVILSGSAAVTEMKIRPHTLAVQSYRTPTFCHHCGEMLWGLIRQGLKCEGCGLDFHKRCALQLPSDCSRARRRVCGPSLSLFPPGRPRTHSLSTPAGGSLEEISMSKPRSRPPSWTDHPVWLGVGQGKDGETGRARVPHTFHIHSYTKPTVCQHCRHLLKGLFRQGLQCADCKLNCHRRCESSLVPADCPGERRNTNGEGDSVSSLGYKNDTEDDEEDMSLSLTSLEDDDDEPSTEVPFAENKEVGHQPSIIPCFSSYIPLMRVVQSVRHTKRQASGVLREGWLLHHTNTDTLRKRHYWILDWKSITLYQNEINTKYYKEIPLSEVLQVRGPAQLSVPLLPGNSAHSFEVVTGTLVYCVSAGRDGQAWETAVRQALMPVLNSGQVDKRGQDHEPQSGKNPDVSSVYQIFTDEVLGSGQFGVVYGGTHRQSGQPVAVKVIDKTRFPTKQERQLRNEQAILQNLSHLGIVLLEGMFETMEHVFIVMEKLHGDMLEMILSNEKGRLPERTTRFLVTQILEALRYLHFKHIAHCDLKPENVLLASPDSFPQVKLCDFGFARIIGEKSFRRSVVGTPAYLAPEVISSHGYNRSLDMWAVGVVLYVSLSGTFPFNEDEDIRQQITNASFMYPRLPWSNISLEAVSLINNLLQVAVRCRFSVGKALGHPWLQDFQLWCDLREFEKRMGCRYLTHEGDDDRWRCHALDRGLVFPSHLTWTPGHDDSL; this is encoded by the exons ATGGAGCGTTCCGAGCCTGGAAGGTGTCAACTAGACTGCATGGACTCTGAAATATCAA GTTCTCTCTCCAGGATGTCAGTGGCCCGGTCCAGCCCGGGTACCCCTGATCGACCTTCCCACCCCGCGGCCCCCGGGCCCCTCCAGGCACCTCTCGGCCCTGCCTTGGTCCAGTTCCAGCTAGGCCTCTTCAGGGAGGTGGTATGGGTGCCTAGAGGGCAGCTCAGCTTTCACCACGCCAAGAGACTGGCGGCAGAGATCATAGAACGCAAG GCTCCAGACTGCAGTGTGGTGGGTGTAGGGGAGAAGGTCCTCCTGTTTAGACACCAGCCTGGCTCAGAACACCTCCTCCACAGACTCACAGACCAGGATCCACTGCTGGACGGTGACCTCATAGAGGTCATCCTCTCAG GATCAGCTGCTGTGACGGAGATGAAGATCCGCCCACACACCCTGGCTGTCCAATCATATCGCACCCCCACCTTCTGTCACCACTGTGGTGAGATGCTGTGGGGACTGATACGTCAAGGGTTAAAATGTGAAG GTTGTGGGTTAGACTTCCATAAGCGCTGTGCGCTGCAGTTGCCTAGTGACTGTAGCCGCGCACGGCGTCGTGTGTGTGGCCCCAGCCTGTCCCTGTTCCCCCCTGGCAGGCCCCGGACGCACTCCCTCTCCACACCTGCAGGAGGCAGTCTAGAGGAG ATCAGCATGTCCAAGCCCAGGTCCAGACCCCCGTCATGGACAGATCACCCGGTGTGGCTGGGGGTGGGCCAGGGAAAGGATGGTGAGACGGGCAGGGCCAGGGTGCCCCACACCTTccacatccacagctacaccaaGCCTACCGTGTGCCAGCACTGCCGCCACCTCCTCAAAGGCCTTTTCCGCCAAGGCCTGCAATGCGCTG acTGTAAGCTGAACTGCCATCGTCGCTGTGAGAGCTCCCTGGTCCCCGCGGACTgtcctggagagaggaggaacaccAATGGGGAAGGAG ACTCAGTGTCCAGTCTCGGCTACAAGAACGACacagaggatgatgaggaggataTGAGCTTGAGTTTAACATCACTAGAAGACGATGACGACGAGCCGTCTACCGAGGTTCCATTTGCTGAGAACAAGGAAGTGGGACATCAGCCATCAATCAT tccatGTTTCAGTAGTTATATTCCTCTAATGCGGGTCGTCCAGTCAGTCCGTCACACTAAAAGACAGGCCAGTGGAGTACTGAGAGAGGGTTGGCTACTGCATCACACCAACACTGACACACTG AGGAAACGTCATTACTGGATATTGGACTGGAAGAGTATCACTCTCTACCAGAACGAGATCAACACCAAGTACTACAAG gaGATTCCTCTATCTGAGGTGCTGCAGGTACGAGGCCCCGCCCAGTTGTCTGTCCCCTTGTTGCCCGGCAACAGTGCCCACTCCTTCGAAGTGGTGACGGGCACGCTGGTGTACTGTGTGTCGGCGGGCCGGGACGGACAGGCCTGGGAGACCGCCGTACGCCAGGCTCTGATGCCCGTGCTGAACAGTGGGCAGGTGGACAAACGGGGACAAG ACCATGAACCCCAGAGTGGAAAAAACCCG gaTGTCAGCTCAGTGTATCAGATCTTCACTGATGAGGTGCTGGGTTCAGGACAGTTTGGAGTGGTGTATGGAG GCACCCACAGACAGTCTGGTCAGCCAGTGGCCGTCAAGGTCATCGACAAAACCCGTTTCCCTACCAAACAGGAGAGACAGTTGAGGAACGAGCAGGCAATTCTACAG aatCTGTCCCACCTCGGTATAGTTCTACTGGAGGGCATGTTTGAGACCATGGAGCACGTATTCATTGTCATGGAGAAGCTCCATGGAGATATGCTGGAGATGATTCTGTCCAATGAGAAGGGCCGACTGCCAGAGCGCACCACACGTTTCTTGGTTACACAG attctAGAGGCCCTGCGCTACCTGCACTTCAAACACATCGCTCATTGTGACCTGAAACCTGAGAATGTACTGCTGGCCTCCCCAGACTCTTTCcctcag GTAAAGCTGTGTGACTTTGGTTTTGCCCGCATCATCGGTGAGAAGTCGTTCCGCCGGTCGGTGGTGGGCACACCAGCCTACCTGGCACCCGAGGTCATCAGTAGCCATGGTTACAACCGCTCGCTGGACATGTGGGCGGTGGGTGTGGTCCTGTACGTCAGCCTGAGCGGAACGTTCCCCTTCAACGAGGACGAGGACATCAGACAACAGATCACCAACGCTTCCTTCATGTACCCCCGCCTGCCCTGGTCTAACATCTCACTAGAGG cggTGAGTCTTATCAACAACCTGCTCCAGGTTGCAGTAAGGTGTAGGTTCAGTGTGGGAAAAGCACTGGGACACCCCTGGTTACAG GACTTCCAGTTGTGGTGTGACCTGAGGGAGTTTGAGAAGAGAATGGGCTGTAGGTACCTGACCCACGAGGGGGACGACGACCGCTGGAGATGCCACGCCTTGGACAGGGGCCTGGTCTTCCCCTCTCACCTCACCTGGACCCCCGGGCACGATGACAGCCTGTGA
- the prkd4 gene encoding protein kinase D4 isoform X2, whose product MERSEPGRCQLDCMDSEISSSLSRMSVARSSPGTPDRPSHPAAPGPLQAPLGPALVQFQLGLFREVVWVPRGQLSFHHAKRLAAEIIERKAPDCSVVGVGEKVLLFRHQPGSEHLLHRLTDQDPLLDGDLIEVILSGSAAVTEMKIRPHTLAVQSYRTPTFCHHCGEMLWGLIRQGLKCEGCGLDFHKRCALQLPSDCSRARRRVCGPSLSLFPPGRPRTHSLSTPAGGSLEEISMSKPRSRPPSWTDHPVWLGVGQGKDGETGRARVPHTFHIHSYTKPTVCQHCRHLLKGLFRQGLQCADCKLNCHRRCESSLVPADCPGERRNTNGEGDSVSSLGYKNDTEDDEEDMSLSLTSLEDDDDEPSTEVPFAENKEVGHQPSIIPCFSSYIPLMRVVQSVRHTKRQASGVLREGWLLHHTNTDTLRKRHYWILDWKSITLYQNEINTKYYKEIPLSEVLQVRGPAQLSVPLLPGNSAHSFEVVTGTLVYCVSAGRDGQAWETAVRQALMPVLNSGQVDKRGQDHEPQSGKNPDVSSVYQIFTDEVLGSGQFGVVYGGTHRQSGQPVAVKVIDKTRFPTKQERQLRNEQAILQNLSHLGIVLLEGMFETMEHVFIVMEKLHGDMLEMILSNEKGRLPERTTRFLVTQILEALRYLHFKHIAHCDLKPENVLLASPDSFPQVKLCDFGFARIIGEKSFRRSVVGTPAYLAPEVISSHGYNRSLDMWAVGVVLYVSLSGTFPFNEDEDIRQQITNASFMYPRLPWSNISLEGLPVVV is encoded by the exons ATGGAGCGTTCCGAGCCTGGAAGGTGTCAACTAGACTGCATGGACTCTGAAATATCAA GTTCTCTCTCCAGGATGTCAGTGGCCCGGTCCAGCCCGGGTACCCCTGATCGACCTTCCCACCCCGCGGCCCCCGGGCCCCTCCAGGCACCTCTCGGCCCTGCCTTGGTCCAGTTCCAGCTAGGCCTCTTCAGGGAGGTGGTATGGGTGCCTAGAGGGCAGCTCAGCTTTCACCACGCCAAGAGACTGGCGGCAGAGATCATAGAACGCAAG GCTCCAGACTGCAGTGTGGTGGGTGTAGGGGAGAAGGTCCTCCTGTTTAGACACCAGCCTGGCTCAGAACACCTCCTCCACAGACTCACAGACCAGGATCCACTGCTGGACGGTGACCTCATAGAGGTCATCCTCTCAG GATCAGCTGCTGTGACGGAGATGAAGATCCGCCCACACACCCTGGCTGTCCAATCATATCGCACCCCCACCTTCTGTCACCACTGTGGTGAGATGCTGTGGGGACTGATACGTCAAGGGTTAAAATGTGAAG GTTGTGGGTTAGACTTCCATAAGCGCTGTGCGCTGCAGTTGCCTAGTGACTGTAGCCGCGCACGGCGTCGTGTGTGTGGCCCCAGCCTGTCCCTGTTCCCCCCTGGCAGGCCCCGGACGCACTCCCTCTCCACACCTGCAGGAGGCAGTCTAGAGGAG ATCAGCATGTCCAAGCCCAGGTCCAGACCCCCGTCATGGACAGATCACCCGGTGTGGCTGGGGGTGGGCCAGGGAAAGGATGGTGAGACGGGCAGGGCCAGGGTGCCCCACACCTTccacatccacagctacaccaaGCCTACCGTGTGCCAGCACTGCCGCCACCTCCTCAAAGGCCTTTTCCGCCAAGGCCTGCAATGCGCTG acTGTAAGCTGAACTGCCATCGTCGCTGTGAGAGCTCCCTGGTCCCCGCGGACTgtcctggagagaggaggaacaccAATGGGGAAGGAG ACTCAGTGTCCAGTCTCGGCTACAAGAACGACacagaggatgatgaggaggataTGAGCTTGAGTTTAACATCACTAGAAGACGATGACGACGAGCCGTCTACCGAGGTTCCATTTGCTGAGAACAAGGAAGTGGGACATCAGCCATCAATCAT tccatGTTTCAGTAGTTATATTCCTCTAATGCGGGTCGTCCAGTCAGTCCGTCACACTAAAAGACAGGCCAGTGGAGTACTGAGAGAGGGTTGGCTACTGCATCACACCAACACTGACACACTG AGGAAACGTCATTACTGGATATTGGACTGGAAGAGTATCACTCTCTACCAGAACGAGATCAACACCAAGTACTACAAG gaGATTCCTCTATCTGAGGTGCTGCAGGTACGAGGCCCCGCCCAGTTGTCTGTCCCCTTGTTGCCCGGCAACAGTGCCCACTCCTTCGAAGTGGTGACGGGCACGCTGGTGTACTGTGTGTCGGCGGGCCGGGACGGACAGGCCTGGGAGACCGCCGTACGCCAGGCTCTGATGCCCGTGCTGAACAGTGGGCAGGTGGACAAACGGGGACAAG ACCATGAACCCCAGAGTGGAAAAAACCCG gaTGTCAGCTCAGTGTATCAGATCTTCACTGATGAGGTGCTGGGTTCAGGACAGTTTGGAGTGGTGTATGGAG GCACCCACAGACAGTCTGGTCAGCCAGTGGCCGTCAAGGTCATCGACAAAACCCGTTTCCCTACCAAACAGGAGAGACAGTTGAGGAACGAGCAGGCAATTCTACAG aatCTGTCCCACCTCGGTATAGTTCTACTGGAGGGCATGTTTGAGACCATGGAGCACGTATTCATTGTCATGGAGAAGCTCCATGGAGATATGCTGGAGATGATTCTGTCCAATGAGAAGGGCCGACTGCCAGAGCGCACCACACGTTTCTTGGTTACACAG attctAGAGGCCCTGCGCTACCTGCACTTCAAACACATCGCTCATTGTGACCTGAAACCTGAGAATGTACTGCTGGCCTCCCCAGACTCTTTCcctcag GTAAAGCTGTGTGACTTTGGTTTTGCCCGCATCATCGGTGAGAAGTCGTTCCGCCGGTCGGTGGTGGGCACACCAGCCTACCTGGCACCCGAGGTCATCAGTAGCCATGGTTACAACCGCTCGCTGGACATGTGGGCGGTGGGTGTGGTCCTGTACGTCAGCCTGAGCGGAACGTTCCCCTTCAACGAGGACGAGGACATCAGACAACAGATCACCAACGCTTCCTTCATGTACCCCCGCCTGCCCTGGTCTAACATCTCACTAGAGG GACTTCCAGTTGTGGTGTGA
- the prkd4 gene encoding protein kinase D4 isoform X3 yields the protein MKIRPHTLAVQSYRTPTFCHHCGEMLWGLIRQGLKCEGCGLDFHKRCALQLPSDCSRARRRVCGPSLSLFPPGRPRTHSLSTPAGGSLEEISMSKPRSRPPSWTDHPVWLGVGQGKDGETGRARVPHTFHIHSYTKPTVCQHCRHLLKGLFRQGLQCADCKLNCHRRCESSLVPADCPGERRNTNGEGDSVSSLGYKNDTEDDEEDMSLSLTSLEDDDDEPSTEVPFAENKEVGHQPSIIPCFSSYIPLMRVVQSVRHTKRQASGVLREGWLLHHTNTDTLRKRHYWILDWKSITLYQNEINTKYYKEIPLSEVLQVRGPAQLSVPLLPGNSAHSFEVVTGTLVYCVSAGRDGQAWETAVRQALMPVLNSGQVDKRGQDHEPQSGKNPDVSSVYQIFTDEVLGSGQFGVVYGGTHRQSGQPVAVKVIDKTRFPTKQERQLRNEQAILQNLSHLGIVLLEGMFETMEHVFIVMEKLHGDMLEMILSNEKGRLPERTTRFLVTQILEALRYLHFKHIAHCDLKPENVLLASPDSFPQVKLCDFGFARIIGEKSFRRSVVGTPAYLAPEVISSHGYNRSLDMWAVGVVLYVSLSGTFPFNEDEDIRQQITNASFMYPRLPWSNISLEAVSLINNLLQVAVRCRFSVGKALGHPWLQDFQLWCDLREFEKRMGCRYLTHEGDDDRWRCHALDRGLVFPSHLTWTPGHDDSL from the exons ATGAAGATCCGCCCACACACCCTGGCTGTCCAATCATATCGCACCCCCACCTTCTGTCACCACTGTGGTGAGATGCTGTGGGGACTGATACGTCAAGGGTTAAAATGTGAAG GTTGTGGGTTAGACTTCCATAAGCGCTGTGCGCTGCAGTTGCCTAGTGACTGTAGCCGCGCACGGCGTCGTGTGTGTGGCCCCAGCCTGTCCCTGTTCCCCCCTGGCAGGCCCCGGACGCACTCCCTCTCCACACCTGCAGGAGGCAGTCTAGAGGAG ATCAGCATGTCCAAGCCCAGGTCCAGACCCCCGTCATGGACAGATCACCCGGTGTGGCTGGGGGTGGGCCAGGGAAAGGATGGTGAGACGGGCAGGGCCAGGGTGCCCCACACCTTccacatccacagctacaccaaGCCTACCGTGTGCCAGCACTGCCGCCACCTCCTCAAAGGCCTTTTCCGCCAAGGCCTGCAATGCGCTG acTGTAAGCTGAACTGCCATCGTCGCTGTGAGAGCTCCCTGGTCCCCGCGGACTgtcctggagagaggaggaacaccAATGGGGAAGGAG ACTCAGTGTCCAGTCTCGGCTACAAGAACGACacagaggatgatgaggaggataTGAGCTTGAGTTTAACATCACTAGAAGACGATGACGACGAGCCGTCTACCGAGGTTCCATTTGCTGAGAACAAGGAAGTGGGACATCAGCCATCAATCAT tccatGTTTCAGTAGTTATATTCCTCTAATGCGGGTCGTCCAGTCAGTCCGTCACACTAAAAGACAGGCCAGTGGAGTACTGAGAGAGGGTTGGCTACTGCATCACACCAACACTGACACACTG AGGAAACGTCATTACTGGATATTGGACTGGAAGAGTATCACTCTCTACCAGAACGAGATCAACACCAAGTACTACAAG gaGATTCCTCTATCTGAGGTGCTGCAGGTACGAGGCCCCGCCCAGTTGTCTGTCCCCTTGTTGCCCGGCAACAGTGCCCACTCCTTCGAAGTGGTGACGGGCACGCTGGTGTACTGTGTGTCGGCGGGCCGGGACGGACAGGCCTGGGAGACCGCCGTACGCCAGGCTCTGATGCCCGTGCTGAACAGTGGGCAGGTGGACAAACGGGGACAAG ACCATGAACCCCAGAGTGGAAAAAACCCG gaTGTCAGCTCAGTGTATCAGATCTTCACTGATGAGGTGCTGGGTTCAGGACAGTTTGGAGTGGTGTATGGAG GCACCCACAGACAGTCTGGTCAGCCAGTGGCCGTCAAGGTCATCGACAAAACCCGTTTCCCTACCAAACAGGAGAGACAGTTGAGGAACGAGCAGGCAATTCTACAG aatCTGTCCCACCTCGGTATAGTTCTACTGGAGGGCATGTTTGAGACCATGGAGCACGTATTCATTGTCATGGAGAAGCTCCATGGAGATATGCTGGAGATGATTCTGTCCAATGAGAAGGGCCGACTGCCAGAGCGCACCACACGTTTCTTGGTTACACAG attctAGAGGCCCTGCGCTACCTGCACTTCAAACACATCGCTCATTGTGACCTGAAACCTGAGAATGTACTGCTGGCCTCCCCAGACTCTTTCcctcag GTAAAGCTGTGTGACTTTGGTTTTGCCCGCATCATCGGTGAGAAGTCGTTCCGCCGGTCGGTGGTGGGCACACCAGCCTACCTGGCACCCGAGGTCATCAGTAGCCATGGTTACAACCGCTCGCTGGACATGTGGGCGGTGGGTGTGGTCCTGTACGTCAGCCTGAGCGGAACGTTCCCCTTCAACGAGGACGAGGACATCAGACAACAGATCACCAACGCTTCCTTCATGTACCCCCGCCTGCCCTGGTCTAACATCTCACTAGAGG cggTGAGTCTTATCAACAACCTGCTCCAGGTTGCAGTAAGGTGTAGGTTCAGTGTGGGAAAAGCACTGGGACACCCCTGGTTACAG GACTTCCAGTTGTGGTGTGACCTGAGGGAGTTTGAGAAGAGAATGGGCTGTAGGTACCTGACCCACGAGGGGGACGACGACCGCTGGAGATGCCACGCCTTGGACAGGGGCCTGGTCTTCCCCTCTCACCTCACCTGGACCCCCGGGCACGATGACAGCCTGTGA